GTCACCGCCCTTGAAGGCTCCCTGATCGTCTCCTGCCAGGCCTATCCCGGTGAGGCGATGCGCGATCCGCGCACCATGGCCCAGGTCGCCTCCGCCGTGCAGACCGGAGGGGCCTCCGCGGTGCGCGCCCAGGGCCTCGAGGACATCCGCGCCGTGAAGGCGGCAGTGGACGTGCCGGTCATCGGGATCTGGAAGGACGGCGCCGAGGGCGTGTTCATCACCCCCACCCTCGAGCACTGCCTCGCCGTGATCGAGGCGGGGGCGGACATCCTCGCCGTGGACGGCACCCTGCGGCCCCGTCCCGACGGGCGCAGCCTCGCCGAGACCGTCGCAGGTGTGCGCGAGGTCTTCGACGGTCCGCTGATGGCCGACTGCGACAGCGCGGAATCGGCGCTCGCCGCTGCGGAGCTGGGCGTCGAGATCATCGGGACCACCCTCGCGGGGTACACCGGGGCGCGGGAGAAGACCGACGGTCCGGACCTGGAGCTGCTGGCGGAGCTCGCCGGGACGCTGCCGGCCACCAGCGTGCTGGTCGCCGAGGGGCGCGTGCACAGCCCCGCCCAGGCTGCGGCGGCGAAGTCGACCGGCGCGTTCGCCGTGGTCGTCGGCACCGCGATCACGCACCCCAGCACGATCACCACCTGGTTCCGGGACGCTGTCGCCGGAGCATAGGGACGCTGGGCCCCGCTCCGACCGGCAGGTCAGGCGCATCGGACGCTGCCGACCTACACTCGGGACCACCGCGCGCCACCGGCGCGCACCCTCGATACAGGAGGTTGGCGATGAGCGCTGACGAGAAGTTCGAGAACGCGAAGGACAAGCTGGGCGGCCAGGCCAAGGAAGGCTTCGGCAAGGTCTCCGGCGACAAGGAGACCGAGACCGAGGGCCAGGCCCAGCAGGGCAAGGCCGAGGCCAAGGACAAGCTCCAGGACGCCCGTGACACCGTCAAGGGCGCGGCCGAGGGGATGTTCGGCGACAAGGACAAGGACAAGCGGGGCTGACCCGGCCACCAGATTCCTGCCGCATGTGAGGGTGGAGCGCCGTATGGGCGTCCCACCCTCATGTGCGTCGGAGTACCGATGGGGCCGAGCGCGGCACGAGGACGTGACAGCGACAGGGTGACAGCCCCGCCCGCGAGGAGCACGATGGGGGCCGGACCAGCGAGAGGATCCCGTCATGACGCAGCGCGTGCGCGTCCAGAGCTTCGGCGTCTCCCGCGACGGCATCGGCGCCGGCCAGGAGCAGACCCGGCAGCGGCCCTTCGGTCATGTCGACCCCGGAGAGCTGATGGCCTGGGCCTTCGAGACCGCGCACTTCCCCGGTCGCACGGCTCCGGGCGGCAGCCGAGGGGTGGAGGACCGGCTGACCCGTGACTTCGCCCAGGGCATCGGTGCCGAGATCATGGGTCGGCACAAGTTCGGCCCGCAGCGCGGCCCCTGGCCGGATGACGGCTGGACGGGCTGGTGGGGCGAGGAGCCGCCGTTCCACACCCCGGTGTTCGTGCTCACCCACCACCCGCGGCCCCCGCTGACCGTCGGGGAGACCACCTTCCATTTCGTGGACGCCGCTCTGGCCGAGGCACTGGCGCTGGCGAAGGCAGCCGCCGACGGGAAGGACGTGCGCATCGGCGGCGGCGTCACCACGCTGCGCGAGTTCCTCGAGGCGGATCTCATCGACGAGATGCACGTGGCGATCGCGCCGCTCGAGTACGGGACCGGGCTGCGGCTGTGGGAGCGTCCCGAGGAGCTCGAGGACCGCTTCCACCTCGAGCGGATCACCGCGCCGAGCGGCGTCGAGCACTGCTTCTTCTGGCGACGGTGAGGACGGCGGCGGCCCCGGCCTGACCGCGGCGCCCCACTCCCCCGGTGCCCCTCCGCGCGCGTCACCGAGCGCCCCGCCCTGCGCCGCCGGATACCCCGCCCTGCGTCACCGGACACCCCTGCGCCGCCGGATACCCGGCCCGCGCCACCAGAATCCCGCCCCGGGTGAGGGTCGAACGCTCCACAGCCGTTTGGACGCTCGTATTCGTCAGATTCCCGGTGGCGCCCCTGTGGCCGGAGCGGCACGGGGTCAGCCGCCCGTCACCTCCACCCGCAGCACCCGGTCCCCGTTCGGCGCGGGGTCGCCCCGGCCGTCGGTGGTGTTGGTGAGCACGCACAGCGATCCGTCGGGCGCGATCACCGCGTCGCGCAGGCGTCCCACCTCCTCCACCAGCAGCTCGGTCTGCGCCTGCGGATCCGCGAGCGGCACTGCGCGCAGCCGCTGCCC
The window above is part of the Brachybacterium vulturis genome. Proteins encoded here:
- a CDS encoding N-acetylmannosamine-6-phosphate 2-epimerase; translated protein: MNPLVTALEGSLIVSCQAYPGEAMRDPRTMAQVASAVQTGGASAVRAQGLEDIRAVKAAVDVPVIGIWKDGAEGVFITPTLEHCLAVIEAGADILAVDGTLRPRPDGRSLAETVAGVREVFDGPLMADCDSAESALAAAELGVEIIGTTLAGYTGAREKTDGPDLELLAELAGTLPATSVLVAEGRVHSPAQAAAAKSTGAFAVVVGTAITHPSTITTWFRDAVAGA
- a CDS encoding CsbD family protein, yielding MSADEKFENAKDKLGGQAKEGFGKVSGDKETETEGQAQQGKAEAKDKLQDARDTVKGAAEGMFGDKDKDKRG
- a CDS encoding dihydrofolate reductase family protein yields the protein MTQRVRVQSFGVSRDGIGAGQEQTRQRPFGHVDPGELMAWAFETAHFPGRTAPGGSRGVEDRLTRDFAQGIGAEIMGRHKFGPQRGPWPDDGWTGWWGEEPPFHTPVFVLTHHPRPPLTVGETTFHFVDAALAEALALAKAAADGKDVRIGGGVTTLREFLEADLIDEMHVAIAPLEYGTGLRLWERPEELEDRFHLERITAPSGVEHCFFWRR